A part of Candidatus Moraniibacteriota bacterium genomic DNA contains:
- a CDS encoding aspartate--tRNA ligase, protein MKTYRRNDCSIAESRECVGKNITLSGWVHSLRLHGKVAFCDLRDFSGKIQVVFTGKVFEQIKEVSLESVIQVSGIIVERQQNCINANQPLGDRELVVETLRVFALSTALPFPVDDDTSKIDESLRMKYRYLDLRSDRMQRNIRSRHEAMLFLRNYYSENGFCEVETPMLTKGTPEGAREFIVPSRIHRGQFYVLPQSPQQFKQLLMVSGMGKYFQVARCFRDEDQRQDRQPEFTQFDIEMSFADEGDVMQTVEDSVKALVSKVFPGKKILATPFPRMTYAESIKNYGCDKPDMRKGENDDTLAFCWVTEFPLFEEDSSSKSGISSAHHPFTMPLDEDIPRMKTHPLSVRSTAFDLVLNGYEISSGSARIYDANLQKNVFELLGLEEEEIQNKFGHMLRAFSLGVPPHAGTGLGIDRLFSTILGEGSIREVIAFPKTGEAKDLLMGAPSELSDETLQQAWIEKRKK, encoded by the coding sequence ATGAAAACTTATAGAAGAAACGACTGTTCTATTGCTGAGAGTCGAGAATGTGTTGGAAAAAATATTACACTTTCTGGGTGGGTGCACAGTCTTCGGTTGCATGGGAAGGTTGCTTTTTGTGATCTTCGTGACTTCTCAGGGAAAATTCAAGTTGTTTTTACTGGAAAAGTATTTGAGCAGATAAAAGAGGTTTCTCTCGAGTCAGTTATACAGGTTTCTGGAATCATTGTTGAACGGCAACAAAACTGCATCAATGCAAATCAACCTCTTGGCGACAGAGAACTTGTTGTGGAGACCCTTCGAGTCTTCGCATTGTCAACAGCTCTTCCATTCCCTGTCGACGATGACACGAGCAAAATAGATGAATCTCTCCGTATGAAATATCGGTATCTCGATCTTCGATCAGATCGAATGCAGAGGAATATCCGGTCCCGCCATGAAGCTATGCTTTTTCTTCGGAACTATTACAGTGAAAACGGCTTCTGTGAAGTGGAGACGCCTATGCTCACCAAAGGAACGCCGGAAGGTGCTCGGGAGTTCATTGTTCCTTCAAGGATTCATCGTGGGCAGTTTTATGTTCTCCCGCAATCTCCGCAACAATTCAAGCAGCTTCTCATGGTTTCCGGTATGGGGAAATATTTTCAAGTGGCACGGTGTTTTCGTGATGAAGATCAACGGCAGGATCGCCAGCCGGAATTTACTCAATTCGACATTGAAATGTCTTTTGCTGACGAGGGAGATGTTATGCAGACGGTTGAGGATTCCGTGAAAGCACTTGTTTCGAAAGTGTTTCCTGGTAAGAAGATTCTTGCTACACCATTTCCGCGAATGACCTACGCAGAATCGATTAAGAATTATGGTTGTGATAAGCCGGATATGAGAAAAGGCGAGAATGATGATACTTTGGCATTTTGCTGGGTGACGGAATTTCCGCTTTTTGAGGAAGATAGCTCTTCAAAAAGCGGGATTTCATCAGCGCATCACCCATTTACTATGCCACTTGACGAAGATATCCCTCGCATGAAAACTCATCCGCTCTCTGTTCGATCCACGGCATTTGATCTTGTTCTTAATGGGTATGAAATCAGCTCCGGGAGTGCCCGCATATATGATGCTAATCTGCAGAAGAATGTATTCGAGTTGCTTGGACTCGAAGAAGAAGAAATTCAGAACAAATTTGGGCATATGCTTCGGGCATTTTCCTTGGGTGTTCCGCCACATGCTGGGACGGGGCTTGGTATAGATCGTCTCTTCTCCACCATTCTTGGAGAGGGGAGTATTCGTGAAGTAATTGCTTTCCCAAAAACAGGCGAGGCAAAGGACTTGCTCATGGGTGCTCCAAGCGAGCTCTCTGATGAAACTTTGCAACAAGCTTGGATTGAAAAACGGAAGAAATGA
- a CDS encoding GNAT family N-acetyltransferase, with the protein MSEFMPEEKSPSRRGSVCEIKKQPFDLVVVRSADERTLEDILRLEKQCYPDAWQYPDAKEYYGEILKQEESLHIFLREGDVSVGYLLGRPLSEVCGELREYDRDLQDDSACFYLETIGIDPKCAGRRGGAQLLEAFRQEVKNRKSGYERISAHARKAVGSDLSGLIQKMYANASVRHIPKWHFGGDEPYDYVVWNIE; encoded by the coding sequence ATGTCGGAATTTATGCCAGAAGAAAAATCTCCTTCGAGGAGAGGGTCTGTTTGTGAGATCAAAAAGCAACCGTTTGATCTTGTAGTAGTTCGAAGCGCTGACGAACGAACTCTGGAGGATATTTTGCGTCTAGAGAAGCAATGCTATCCGGACGCATGGCAATATCCGGACGCAAAGGAATATTACGGGGAAATATTGAAGCAAGAGGAATCTCTGCATATTTTTCTCCGAGAAGGAGATGTATCTGTAGGATATTTACTCGGTCGCCCGCTTTCTGAAGTGTGTGGCGAGCTCCGAGAGTATGATCGGGATCTTCAGGATGATTCTGCTTGTTTCTATCTCGAGACAATCGGTATTGATCCGAAGTGTGCCGGGCGAAGAGGGGGTGCACAACTTCTTGAAGCATTTCGCCAAGAGGTGAAGAATCGAAAGAGTGGCTACGAGCGGATCTCTGCTCATGCTCGGAAGGCAGTTGGGAGCGATTTGAGCGGACTTATTCAAAAAATGTATGCGAATGCCTCAGTTCGACATATCCCAAAATGGCACTTTGGCGGTGACGAGCCATATGACTATGTTGTGTGGAATATCGAATAG
- a CDS encoding glycosyltransferase family 2 protein, with the protein MDVSIILVNYRSREKTRNCLFSLRKAEFSGISHEIIIVDNSEEDDFGDEFRREFPEAFFLRSETNGGMGNGNNLGVQQAKGSFLLILNPDTVVRPDAIRRLFDAMREREDIGIVGPKLLNPDGTLQYSCLRFPKVWTPILRRTLLGRLTPNHLGRYLMTDFDHQHMRDVDWMLGSCLMIRADFYRRVGGFDERFFMYFEDIDLCRRAWREGLRVVYCPDAMVVHDHARGSARSRWFIAPFTSRLAREHIRSWMKYAFKWKCQ; encoded by the coding sequence ATGGATGTGAGTATTATTTTGGTAAATTATCGAAGCCGAGAGAAAACTCGGAATTGTCTTTTTTCGCTGAGAAAAGCCGAATTTTCGGGTATTTCCCATGAAATAATCATTGTTGACAACAGTGAAGAAGACGATTTTGGCGATGAATTCCGTCGGGAGTTCCCGGAAGCATTCTTTCTCCGAAGTGAGACAAATGGTGGTATGGGGAACGGGAACAATCTCGGCGTACAGCAGGCGAAGGGGTCATTTCTCCTCATCCTTAATCCTGATACGGTAGTTCGTCCCGATGCGATTCGTCGACTCTTTGATGCTATGCGGGAGCGTGAAGACATCGGTATCGTGGGACCGAAACTCCTCAATCCGGATGGGACGCTGCAATATTCTTGCCTGCGTTTTCCAAAGGTGTGGACGCCGATTCTTCGGCGGACGCTCCTCGGACGACTCACGCCGAATCATCTCGGACGCTACCTCATGACGGACTTCGATCATCAGCATATGCGTGATGTGGATTGGATGCTTGGGTCATGCCTTATGATTCGCGCTGATTTTTACCGTCGTGTCGGAGGATTTGATGAGCGGTTCTTTATGTATTTCGAAGACATTGATCTCTGTCGGCGTGCCTGGCGGGAGGGACTGCGAGTGGTCTATTGTCCCGATGCGATGGTCGTGCATGATCATGCGAGGGGAAGTGCTCGTTCTCGGTGGTTTATCGCGCCTTTCACGAGTCGTTTGGCGCGTGAACATATCCGGTCATGGATGAAATATGCGTTCAAATGGAAATGCCAGTGA
- a CDS encoding response regulator transcription factor yields the protein MSKILLVEDDPMISEIYQRKFSAAGFEVRIAMSGKAVLDILLRESFDLVLLDIVLPEMSGMEILEKLRDPKNGYNLDTKIVMFSNLSEKDDRDKAVALGASGFISKTDFSPSELIAEVSRFLRQFEAQKYNASRQSVETPDMPKSDASNTEGNEETNQ from the coding sequence ATGTCAAAAATATTACTGGTCGAAGACGATCCCATGATATCGGAAATCTATCAGCGGAAGTTTTCTGCTGCTGGGTTCGAAGTTCGCATTGCCATGTCTGGGAAGGCGGTTCTGGATATTTTGTTGAGGGAATCCTTTGATCTCGTCTTGCTGGATATTGTGTTGCCGGAAATGAGTGGCATGGAGATTTTGGAGAAACTGCGTGATCCGAAGAATGGCTACAATCTTGATACAAAGATTGTGATGTTTAGTAATCTCAGCGAGAAGGATGATCGGGACAAAGCAGTGGCGCTTGGTGCGAGTGGATTTATCTCAAAGACGGATTTCTCCCCATCGGAACTCATTGCGGAAGTATCGCGATTCCTCCGACAGTTTGAGGCGCAGAAGTACAATGCGAGTCGTCAAAGCGTAGAAACGCCTGACATGCCAAAGTCAGATGCGTCAAATACTGAAGGAAACGAAGAGACTAATCAGTAA
- the aspS gene encoding aspartate--tRNA(Asn) ligase: protein MERTLIAETPRHIGEKVRLKGWVNMRRDHGKILFFDMRDRSGVVQLVVIPDHEAAYAASKECRNECVIEVMGVAKLRPGGAERSSTSGSIEIEVEELLILSTPESPLPFEIAEGGLESLHLDTLLNNRTFSLRNRKTQGIFRLYSLLLLSYAEALRSRGFLEVKTPRIVSAATEGGANFFKIKYFERDAFLAQSPQFYKQAGASVFERVFEIGPVFRAEPHFTTRHVNEYVSLDGEMAFIENVGDVMNELESIVFEIFEKIGKEGQEELERWEAVVPERVSIPRMKLTEALQILEKEYGKKMEGGEIDIDPEGERLICEHVKKETRSDFVFLTHYPTAIRPFYTMTGADPQFTESFDLLFRGLELATGGQRIHDYKKLVESIKRRGMNPDDFSSYLDTFRYGAPPHGGWGWGSERTIQQLLGLPTIKQAVLFPRDVKRLTP from the coding sequence ATGGAACGAACACTCATTGCGGAAACACCGCGTCATATTGGTGAGAAAGTCCGGCTCAAGGGGTGGGTCAATATGCGTCGCGATCATGGGAAAATCCTCTTCTTTGATATGCGAGATCGAAGCGGGGTGGTGCAGCTCGTCGTCATTCCGGATCATGAGGCGGCCTATGCGGCGTCAAAGGAGTGTCGAAATGAATGCGTTATCGAAGTAATGGGTGTTGCAAAACTCCGACCGGGCGGTGCGGAGCGATCGAGTACATCGGGGAGTATTGAGATAGAAGTTGAAGAACTGCTCATTCTTTCCACGCCCGAGAGTCCGTTGCCGTTTGAAATTGCCGAAGGAGGACTTGAGAGTCTTCATCTCGACACACTGCTCAATAATCGTACGTTCTCGCTTCGAAACCGGAAGACGCAAGGGATTTTCCGACTGTATAGTTTGCTCCTGCTTAGCTATGCCGAAGCGCTTCGGTCGCGCGGATTTCTCGAAGTGAAGACGCCGAGAATTGTGAGTGCGGCGACTGAAGGCGGTGCGAACTTTTTCAAGATTAAATACTTTGAACGGGATGCGTTTCTGGCGCAAAGTCCGCAGTTTTACAAACAAGCCGGCGCAAGTGTCTTCGAACGGGTGTTCGAAATCGGTCCGGTTTTCCGTGCGGAGCCACACTTTACGACGCGTCATGTGAATGAATATGTCAGTCTCGACGGAGAGATGGCATTCATTGAGAATGTTGGCGATGTCATGAATGAACTCGAAAGCATTGTTTTTGAGATATTTGAAAAAATAGGTAAGGAGGGACAAGAAGAGCTCGAACGATGGGAGGCGGTCGTGCCGGAAAGGGTGTCTATTCCGCGAATGAAACTGACGGAAGCTCTACAAATTCTCGAGAAGGAATATGGTAAGAAAATGGAAGGCGGTGAAATTGATATCGATCCCGAAGGTGAGCGGTTGATTTGCGAACACGTGAAAAAGGAGACAAGATCGGACTTTGTGTTTCTGACACATTATCCAACTGCCATACGCCCGTTCTATACGATGACGGGCGCCGATCCACAGTTTACCGAGAGTTTCGATCTGCTCTTCCGCGGACTCGAACTCGCGACGGGTGGACAGCGTATTCATGACTACAAAAAGTTGGTTGAGTCTATCAAGAGGCGTGGTATGAATCCGGACGATTTCTCGAGCTATCTCGACACCTTCCGTTATGGTGCTCCGCCACACGGCGGTTGGGGCTGGGGTTCCGAGCGCACCATCCAACAGCTCCTCGGACTCCCTACGATCAAGCAAGCCGTCCTCTTCCCGAGAGATGTGAAGCGACTCACGCCGTAG
- a CDS encoding rod shape-determining protein, giving the protein MIFGRFSQDIGIDLGTANTLVYVRGKGIVINEPSVVAVNQRTGQILAIGRDAKRMVGKTPGHIVATRPLVDGVVSDFEITQQMLRFFINKVHDSGFAFLRRPRVLVGVPSGVTEVERRAVIEATMNAGAREAFLIDEPMAAAIGARLPVIEASGNMVVDIGGGTTEIAVISLGGVVVSRSLRIAGDEMNEDIVRYARDSYNLLIGEKTAEEVKIAIGSAYTLREPMTYSIRGRDLVSGLPKEIIATDEHIREALSHSIRIIVNNIKTIIEETPPELLSDIFQRGIILAGGGGLIRGLDRLLANQTGIPVRMMEDPLTAVVRGTGVVLEDMERLREVLVEDHRGTPLR; this is encoded by the coding sequence ATGATTTTTGGGAGATTTTCGCAGGATATTGGCATTGACCTTGGCACGGCGAATACACTCGTTTATGTGCGAGGGAAGGGCATTGTCATCAATGAGCCGTCGGTTGTCGCTGTTAATCAACGAACGGGGCAAATTCTCGCCATCGGGCGCGATGCCAAGCGCATGGTTGGGAAGACGCCGGGGCATATTGTGGCGACGCGTCCCTTGGTCGACGGCGTAGTGAGCGATTTCGAAATTACGCAGCAGATGCTTCGGTTTTTTATCAACAAAGTACATGATAGTGGCTTTGCGTTTCTTCGACGACCGCGAGTATTGGTCGGCGTACCGTCCGGCGTCACAGAAGTGGAGCGGCGCGCGGTGATCGAAGCGACAATGAATGCTGGTGCGCGCGAGGCATTCCTTATAGATGAGCCGATGGCGGCGGCGATTGGGGCGCGACTCCCGGTTATTGAGGCATCTGGCAATATGGTCGTCGATATCGGCGGTGGGACAACGGAAATTGCCGTTATTTCTTTGGGCGGGGTTGTGGTGTCGCGGAGTCTGCGTATTGCGGGCGACGAAATGAATGAGGATATTGTTCGGTATGCGCGCGATTCCTACAATCTTCTTATCGGAGAGAAGACGGCTGAAGAAGTAAAAATTGCCATTGGGAGCGCCTATACGCTTCGAGAACCCATGACGTATTCTATACGGGGGCGTGATTTGGTGAGTGGGCTACCAAAGGAGATTATTGCGACCGATGAGCATATTCGTGAAGCACTCTCACATTCGATTCGAATCATCGTTAACAATATCAAGACAATCATCGAAGAAACGCCACCGGAGTTGCTCTCGGATATTTTTCAGCGGGGAATTATTCTTGCAGGTGGCGGAGGGCTCATTCGCGGACTTGATCGTTTGCTTGCAAATCAGACGGGTATACCGGTACGCATGATGGAAGATCCGCTCACAGCGGTTGTGCGTGGTACAGGAGTGGTTCTTGAAGACATGGAGCGTCTGCGGGAAGTGCTTGTGGAGGATCACCGCGGTACGCCACTTCGGTAA
- the mreC gene encoding rod shape-determining protein MreC gives MFRALWKNKFGKLAIIIAGCLLIYLWNSPFIAFSVRTVFGAIAFPLQNVTAFASYHIGQVGSFFSSIGTLKQENERLLEENANLKAGNANLADQSRENDLLRKEMQLAPRDRFDLLSAEVIGRDSASSGGAVLINKGTSSGVGNGMAVVVGSGVLIGRVVEATPFSARVLLISDSASAINAVAGTHEARGVVRGEYGLGLVLDMVLQSDTIASGDEVITSGLGGDIPRGLLVGSVSSIELSADRLFQRATLASPIHLDRVRFVSVVVNAKS, from the coding sequence ATGTTTCGCGCTTTGTGGAAAAACAAGTTTGGAAAACTGGCGATTATTATCGCAGGATGTCTTCTTATATACCTGTGGAATTCTCCGTTTATCGCGTTCTCAGTGAGGACGGTTTTCGGGGCGATTGCATTTCCGCTACAGAATGTGACGGCATTTGCTAGCTATCATATTGGGCAGGTTGGTTCTTTCTTCTCATCGATTGGAACACTCAAGCAAGAAAACGAACGTCTTTTGGAAGAAAATGCGAATCTCAAAGCGGGAAACGCCAATCTCGCCGATCAGTCACGAGAAAATGACTTGCTTCGGAAGGAGATGCAACTTGCGCCGCGTGACCGGTTCGATCTTTTATCGGCAGAAGTGATTGGTCGAGATAGTGCATCATCTGGTGGCGCCGTACTTATTAATAAGGGGACGTCTTCTGGGGTTGGGAATGGTATGGCGGTTGTTGTGGGTTCTGGGGTTTTGATTGGGAGAGTGGTTGAAGCGACGCCCTTTTCGGCGCGAGTGCTTCTTATTTCCGATTCGGCAAGCGCGATTAATGCGGTTGCGGGGACGCACGAGGCTCGAGGGGTCGTGCGTGGAGAATACGGGCTCGGGCTGGTTCTCGATATGGTGCTGCAGTCGGATACGATTGCTTCCGGGGATGAAGTGATTACTTCTGGACTTGGTGGAGATATACCGCGAGGGCTCTTAGTTGGATCGGTGTCGTCGATTGAACTATCTGCTGATCGGCTGTTTCAGCGGGCGACACTTGCCTCGCCGATTCATCTCGATCGAGTACGGTTTGTGTCTGTTGTTGTGAATGCGAAATCATGA
- a CDS encoding glycosyltransferase family 4 protein, whose amino-acid sequence MKIGIDIRNVGKNRTGDEVVFFNLVRELLKADTENEYLLFLDERTDSELRELEVRLGVTDRNRVCFVSLPARNKFDWNGWWIPRYLRTHAVDIYHTQYIVPFFVPMRTKVVTHIHDVSFRAYPQYIDWIDRWFLNLLIPRSLQRADAILVPSEFTKQEIVKYYVVSEEKIAVVYNAVAPEFFREEKNLSLERVGTLQRRYHLPESFFLYVGTLQPRKNIPALIEAFSRFREQNANMRDIKLVLVGNRRGHHFDVRINETIARLGMGGNIVFPGFVDQEDLPLLMRLATLFVFPSYYEGFGIPILEAMSQGVPVVASDIPALREAGGDAALFVVLDSPERLSVALSEICRSLVLRETLQEKGLVRAQHFSWEKSAKALLVIYEKICFHERTVS is encoded by the coding sequence ATGAAAATAGGCATCGACATTCGAAATGTCGGCAAGAATCGAACTGGAGACGAAGTGGTATTCTTCAATTTGGTACGAGAATTGCTGAAGGCGGATACGGAGAATGAATACCTCCTTTTTCTTGATGAGCGGACGGATAGTGAGCTTCGTGAGTTGGAAGTCCGTTTGGGCGTGACTGACCGGAATCGGGTGTGTTTCGTGAGTCTCCCGGCACGGAATAAGTTCGATTGGAATGGGTGGTGGATACCGAGATATCTTCGGACACATGCAGTTGACATTTATCACACGCAGTATATTGTGCCGTTCTTTGTGCCGATGCGGACGAAGGTGGTGACGCACATACACGATGTTTCCTTTCGAGCGTATCCGCAGTATATCGATTGGATTGATCGATGGTTTCTGAATCTTCTTATTCCACGAAGTCTTCAACGTGCGGACGCCATTCTTGTCCCTTCGGAGTTTACGAAACAAGAAATTGTGAAATACTATGTGGTATCAGAGGAGAAAATAGCCGTGGTATACAATGCAGTTGCGCCGGAATTTTTCCGGGAAGAAAAGAATTTGAGTTTGGAACGTGTTGGAACACTCCAGAGGAGATATCATCTTCCGGAATCATTCTTTCTTTATGTAGGGACGCTTCAACCGAGGAAGAATATTCCAGCACTCATCGAAGCTTTTTCTCGTTTTCGAGAGCAAAACGCCAATATGAGAGATATAAAGCTTGTCCTGGTAGGGAATCGAAGGGGACACCATTTCGATGTACGCATCAATGAAACGATTGCGCGTCTGGGGATGGGAGGCAACATTGTGTTTCCAGGATTTGTTGATCAAGAGGATCTCCCCCTCCTCATGCGTCTTGCAACTCTCTTTGTGTTTCCCTCGTACTACGAAGGATTTGGCATTCCAATTCTCGAGGCGATGAGTCAGGGAGTGCCGGTTGTTGCTTCGGATATTCCCGCTCTTCGGGAAGCAGGGGGCGATGCAGCACTTTTCGTCGTTCTTGATAGCCCTGAACGTTTGTCTGTGGCTTTGTCTGAGATTTGTCGCTCTCTTGTTCTTCGCGAAACGTTGCAAGAGAAAGGACTTGTTCGCGCTCAGCACTTCTCATGGGAAAAGAGTGCCAAGGCACTACTTGTCATCTATGAGAAAATATGTTTTCATGAAAGGACGGTTTCTTAG
- a CDS encoding LCP family protein: MSSSSFGTSSGFSSSRSTTPSSKSAGKKKGMRRWVKVTLWTLAVLFVVGGVVLWKANSIVSRIAPNGNIFSNIVNSLPGVEKKLVGEDAGRVNIALLGMRGKGVEGGGLLADTIMILSFHPKNGETDTARASLVSIPRDLYVTVPGTSDKQKINAVNAYGEQKGDGQGLEDMKTILSEVTGQPIQYAVSVNFKGFEEAIDAVGGVSVTLSEPFTEPMQFREPHVCDPTVFTVPTSPQQYENKYTTTGSGRRRLVASYPLCYNKDVECGGVFNLPAGTSILNGEQALCYSRARVTSNDFARAKRQHAVMEAFQQKALGLGTLSDFGKVNALLNSLGDNVQTTMEAWELKRLFDIYMENKDMKFAEDTVVDNSENGLLYAPENTGGAGYILLPKGDNYDKIHALFESLP, encoded by the coding sequence ATGAGCTCGAGTTCTTTTGGGACATCGTCAGGGTTTTCGTCGTCTCGATCAACAACGCCTTCTTCCAAGTCTGCTGGAAAGAAGAAGGGGATGCGGCGTTGGGTGAAAGTGACGCTGTGGACACTCGCGGTATTGTTCGTCGTGGGAGGCGTTGTTTTGTGGAAAGCGAATTCGATTGTGAGTCGCATCGCGCCAAATGGGAACATTTTTTCAAATATCGTTAATTCACTTCCGGGCGTTGAGAAAAAGCTTGTCGGCGAGGACGCTGGGCGCGTTAATATTGCACTTCTTGGGATGCGTGGGAAGGGAGTCGAAGGTGGAGGGCTTCTTGCGGACACTATCATGATACTTTCTTTTCACCCAAAAAACGGTGAAACCGACACTGCTCGAGCGTCACTCGTTTCTATTCCGCGCGATCTTTATGTGACTGTTCCTGGGACATCTGATAAACAGAAAATAAACGCCGTGAACGCCTACGGTGAACAAAAAGGCGATGGTCAGGGGCTTGAGGATATGAAGACGATTCTTTCCGAAGTGACAGGTCAGCCAATACAATATGCTGTATCGGTGAATTTTAAAGGCTTTGAAGAAGCGATTGATGCTGTCGGCGGAGTGTCAGTGACGCTCTCTGAGCCATTTACTGAGCCGATGCAGTTTCGAGAGCCGCATGTTTGCGATCCTACTGTCTTTACCGTTCCAACGAGTCCTCAGCAGTATGAAAACAAATATACTACAACAGGAAGTGGAAGACGTCGTCTCGTTGCTTCGTATCCGCTTTGCTACAATAAAGATGTCGAGTGCGGCGGTGTCTTCAATCTTCCAGCAGGGACAAGTATCTTAAATGGTGAACAAGCACTGTGTTATTCCCGAGCTCGGGTGACGTCGAACGACTTTGCGCGAGCGAAACGTCAGCATGCCGTCATGGAAGCCTTCCAGCAGAAGGCATTGGGTCTTGGCACGCTTTCGGATTTCGGAAAGGTTAATGCTCTTCTCAATAGTCTTGGTGACAATGTGCAGACGACTATGGAGGCATGGGAGCTCAAGCGTTTGTTTGATATATATATGGAGAATAAGGATATGAAGTTTGCTGAAGATACCGTGGTGGACAATTCCGAGAATGGACTTCTCTATGCTCCGGAGAACACCGGCGGCGCTGGATATATCTTGCTCCCGAAGGGTGACAACTACGACAAGATACATGCCTTATTTGAATCACTTCCTTAA
- a CDS encoding S41 family peptidase, producing MFPANNMDEATPVVENKNIGRQLQRKKQSFASIFFVAFLIALAYVIGVERGQMEGSSNEASTFSLPTSSIFSPAKNSDHPDMSVFWKTWDILHERFVDREHLDTTALLYGAIKGMLAATDDPYTTFFDPEENKSFQEDIAGSFEGIGAEIGMKNKILTVVAPLDDSPAQKAGIRSGDMIVKIDDESTSEMNIDEAVKKMRGPKGTDVKLTIFRDGEKETRDITIHRGTISVKSVKLDWKGGDIAIVKINQFGEETVDEFAAAVKDIRSRPTRGIVIDLRDDPGGLLDAAVDIGSLMIPKGKPVVLEEDSKKNRETLSTRGGDVLSGIPTVVLINEGSASAAEILSAALRENRDNVTLIGKKSFGKGSVQELVSISKSTSLKVTVARWLTPNGEQINKAGIKPDIEVDRTSDDFESGRDPQMDKALEVVGEKAK from the coding sequence ATGTTTCCTGCAAACAATATGGATGAAGCGACACCGGTAGTCGAGAACAAGAATATCGGAAGACAATTGCAGAGAAAGAAGCAATCATTTGCCTCTATCTTCTTTGTGGCGTTTTTGATTGCTCTTGCGTATGTGATTGGTGTCGAACGAGGACAAATGGAGGGAAGTTCAAATGAAGCCTCGACATTTTCTTTGCCGACATCATCGATATTTTCTCCTGCCAAGAACTCTGACCACCCTGACATGAGTGTGTTTTGGAAGACCTGGGATATTTTGCATGAGCGATTTGTTGATCGCGAGCATCTCGATACGACGGCACTTCTCTATGGCGCGATAAAGGGGATGCTTGCAGCAACTGATGATCCGTATACGACCTTTTTCGATCCGGAGGAGAACAAATCTTTCCAGGAAGATATCGCTGGGAGTTTCGAAGGAATCGGCGCGGAGATTGGCATGAAAAATAAGATTTTGACTGTTGTGGCACCGCTTGATGACAGTCCGGCACAGAAGGCGGGTATTCGATCGGGCGACATGATTGTCAAAATAGATGATGAAAGCACATCAGAGATGAATATAGATGAGGCGGTCAAGAAAATGCGCGGACCAAAGGGAACCGATGTGAAACTTACTATTTTCCGTGATGGCGAGAAAGAGACGCGAGACATCACGATTCATCGCGGTACTATTTCGGTAAAAAGCGTAAAACTCGATTGGAAGGGAGGCGATATTGCGATAGTGAAGATCAATCAGTTTGGCGAGGAAACAGTGGACGAGTTCGCTGCCGCCGTGAAAGATATTCGATCGCGACCGACGCGTGGCATTGTGATTGATCTCCGTGATGATCCTGGAGGACTTCTCGACGCCGCGGTGGATATCGGAAGCCTTATGATTCCAAAAGGAAAGCCGGTTGTACTCGAAGAAGATAGTAAGAAGAATCGCGAGACGCTCTCGACGCGTGGCGGCGACGTTTTGAGTGGTATACCGACGGTTGTGCTTATCAATGAAGGATCAGCGAGCGCTGCGGAAATTCTCTCGGCGGCGCTTCGTGAGAATCGCGACAATGTGACGCTGATTGGCAAGAAATCTTTCGGCAAAGGATCGGTGCAGGAATTGGTATCAATCTCGAAAAGTACCTCGCTCAAAGTGACGGTGGCGCGGTGGCTCACGCCCAATGGCGAACAGATAAACAAAGCGGGTATCAAACCGGATATCGAAGTTGATCGCACGAGCGATGACTTTGAATCCGGTCGTGATCCGCAGATGGATAAGGCATTGGAAGTGGTTGGAGAAAAGGCGAAATAA